CTCCCTTCCTCGCAATAAGAAGTCCGGGACGCGCAGCCCAAATTCTGATATTAATTCTGTCAAGCGTTCTTTCAATATCAATTCTTGCAATACCAGCGTGATAGTACTTCTTCTTTATAAGGTCCCTAATTTTTAAATCTTCGTGGAGAAAGTTAACGTACTTACCCTTCTCCTTAACAACCCACTTAGATTCCCAATCTTTAGTGATACCAAGTCTAAAACCTATCGGATGAACTTTCTGTCCCAAGGTTTACCTCCGTAATTACTTTTTAGCTTCAGGTTTACCTACCACAACAGTAATGTGGCAGGTTCTCCTGCGCCTTATGTTAGCTCTACCCATAGCTCTTGGACGGACCCTTTTCATTGTAGGACCTTCATCAACATAGGCCCTTTTAACAATCAATTCTTCAGGGTCAAGACCCTTTTGCTCCGCATTTGCAATTGCACTCTTAAGAACTTTTTCCACCATTCTTGCAGATTTTTTAGGAGTATTCTGCAATATAGCAAGGGCTGTATCAACCTGCTTACCTCTAATAAGGTCAACTACAAGTCTAACCTTAGAAGCAGACATTCTCGCTCTTCTCCAGATAGCCCTTGCCTCTTCCGGAGTAGCAAAACCTCTTTCGCCTTCTTTATAGTAGTCTCTTTGCTCAACTGCCATCTTCTACCTCTCCTTACTTCTTCTTGGCAACTTTTTGCTTCTGTCCGGCATGTCCTCTAAAAGTACGCGTAAGAGAGAACTCTCCCAATCTGTGACCGACCATCTGTTCAGTAACGTAAACAGGGATAAACTTCTGCCCGTTGTACACGGCAAATGTATGACCTATAAACTCAGGAACTATAGTACAGGCTCTATCCCACACTTTAATAACCTTCTTTTCACCAGTTTCGTTCATTTTGCGAACTTTCTTCAGTATTTTAGGGTTCACGTAGGGACCCTTTTTTAGTGAACGTCCCATTTAAACCTCCTACTTCTGATTACGACGTTTAATGATGAATTTATCGGAATACTTCTTAGCACGTCTTGTCTTATAACCCTTAGTTGGCTGACCCCAAGGAGTAACAGGATGCTTACCGAACGTTCTACCTTCACCACCACCATGTGGGTGGTCAACAGGGTTCATAGCAGTTCCACGAACAGTCGGTCTAATACCGAGCCATCTGGAACGTCCTGCTTTTCCTAAAACGATATTTTCGTGGTCAAGGTTTCCTACCTGACCTACTGTAGCCATGCAATCAAGATGAACGAGACGTAGTTCACCAGAAGGAAGTCTGAGCTGTGCGTAATCGCCAACTTTACCCATTAGCTGTGCAAAAGAACCAGCTGCTCTGGCAAGCTGACCGCCCTTACCCGGCTTTAACTCAACGTTGTGAACGATAGTACCTACAGGAATATGTCTTAAAGGTAAAGCATTACCAACTTTAATTTCCGCATCTGGTCCTGCCACTACAGTATCCCCGACCTTAAGACCTTCGGGCCAGAGAATATATCTTTTCTCTCCATCAGCGTAAACAAGAAGGGCAATCCTTGCAGACCTGTTTGGGTCATACTCAATAGCAGCCACTTTTGCTGGCACGCCTATCTTATCTCTTCTGAAATCAATAATTCTGTAACGGCGCTTATGACCACCACCTTTATGACGGCAGGTAATTCTTCCTTGATTGTTTCTACCCGTTCCTCTAACAAAACCAACAGTAAGAGATTTTTCAGGCTCGGTCTTAGTAATCTCTGCAAAGTCGGAAACGGTCATAAAACGCCTTGATGGAGTGTATGGTTTAAATCTTTTAATTCCCATTTCTTCTACTCCTTAACTTAGAGTTTCTCAAGGTCAATTTCGTAACCAGGCTTCAAAGTTACGACAGCTTTCTTCCAGTCTTTCTTTTTACCTCTGAAAAACCTTACACCTTTTCTCTTACCTTTAACTATCATGGTGTTAACTTTTTCTACTTTTACGTCAAATATCTTTTCCACCGCCTCTTTAATCTCCGGCTTTGTAGCGTCTATAGCCACCTCAAAGGTAATCTTCGTTATCTTCTTAGGTTCCTTAGTTTTGGAACTCTTCACTTCCAAGTTAGCTAATCTAACACTTTTCTCCGTAACGATAGGGCGGAGGATTATATCATAAGGAGTTTTCATGACAACCTCTCCTCTAATTTAGGTAGAGTAGACTTAAAGAACACGCATTTGTCGTAGCAGAGAATATCGTAAACGTTTAGTCCTTCAATAGCCAAAATCTTCACGTTTGGAAGGTTTCTAAAGGAAAGATATGTGTTCTCATCCAAATCAGCTGGAACTACCAAGAGAACCTTTTCATTCTCAAGTCCAAGGTTCTTTAAAAACTCCACAGCTTGCTTGGTTTTTGGCTTTTCAAAGGAGAAATCTTCAACTACGATAACGTTACCTTCCTGCAATCTTCCTGCGATAACGCTCTTAAGAGCAACCTTCCTCACCTTTTTAGGAAGAGGATAGTAGTAGTCCCTCGGCTTTGGACCGTGAACTACTCCACCACCTACCCACTGAGGTGCACGGATAGAACCTTGCCTTGCTCTACCAGTATGTTTTTGAG
This region of Desulfurobacterium pacificum genomic DNA includes:
- the rplW gene encoding 50S ribosomal protein L23, which encodes MKTPYDIILRPIVTEKSVRLANLEVKSSKTKEPKKITKITFEVAIDATKPEIKEAVEKIFDVKVEKVNTMIVKGKRKGVRFFRGKKKDWKKAVVTLKPGYEIDLEKL
- the rplD gene encoding 50S ribosomal protein L4, translated to MEIKVVNAQNQEVGSVQIRDEIANAPIKQHAVWETVKWQLAKRRRGTHSTKTRGEVRGGGRKPWPQKHTGRARQGSIRAPQWVGGGVVHGPKPRDYYYPLPKKVRKVALKSVIAGRLQEGNVIVVEDFSFEKPKTKQAVEFLKNLGLENEKVLLVVPADLDENTYLSFRNLPNVKILAIEGLNVYDILCYDKCVFFKSTLPKLEERLS
- the rpsS gene encoding 30S ribosomal protein S19, which codes for MGRSLKKGPYVNPKILKKVRKMNETGEKKVIKVWDRACTIVPEFIGHTFAVYNGQKFIPVYVTEQMVGHRLGEFSLTRTFRGHAGQKQKVAKKK
- the rplV gene encoding 50S ribosomal protein L22 — translated: MAVEQRDYYKEGERGFATPEEARAIWRRARMSASKVRLVVDLIRGKQVDTALAILQNTPKKSARMVEKVLKSAIANAEQKGLDPEELIVKRAYVDEGPTMKRVRPRAMGRANIRRRRTCHITVVVGKPEAKK
- the rplB gene encoding 50S ribosomal protein L2, producing MGIKRFKPYTPSRRFMTVSDFAEITKTEPEKSLTVGFVRGTGRNNQGRITCRHKGGGHKRRYRIIDFRRDKIGVPAKVAAIEYDPNRSARIALLVYADGEKRYILWPEGLKVGDTVVAGPDAEIKVGNALPLRHIPVGTIVHNVELKPGKGGQLARAAGSFAQLMGKVGDYAQLRLPSGELRLVHLDCMATVGQVGNLDHENIVLGKAGRSRWLGIRPTVRGTAMNPVDHPHGGGEGRTFGKHPVTPWGQPTKGYKTRRAKKYSDKFIIKRRNQK